Proteins from a genomic interval of Lacticaseibacillus pabuli:
- a CDS encoding DDE-type integrase/transposase/recombinase: MNAEQLEDIALFRYELIQPLIAESFPDHTKQEYMKRIAATEMVLPNGKRGTVGVGTLKEWAANYRKFGLKGLKPKRRNDAGNNRRLNDEQKAEIIRLKTQSPNRPATVIRKRMIMTGFFAQGVPSESTFQRYLAQVTPELQRSQNEDMRAFEMSHVNELWQIDTTHGPFILAGGRKRKVYIVGIIDDASRYLVGWGMFFEDNAVNVQTTLKQAIATYGRPRQLYADNGKPYVNKQLALICAELGIGMRHAAVYHGNQKGKIERWFGVMKQQWMADINYEEYQSLEALRAEFAKYVRDRNNQINRNLGEHVTPMDRFCEEPEAIHKVPKVALERAFLHRETRKVANDGTISLNKQQYETGRATIGATVTVRYQPDLSKVYIEWEEALVEVRPVDKLENAHVKRQQVRLAEG; the protein is encoded by the coding sequence ATGAACGCAGAACAACTTGAAGACATTGCTTTATTTCGGTATGAGCTGATTCAGCCGCTCATTGCGGAATCGTTCCCTGATCATACAAAACAAGAATACATGAAACGGATTGCCGCAACCGAGATGGTCTTGCCTAACGGTAAGCGAGGGACAGTTGGTGTCGGAACTTTGAAAGAATGGGCAGCGAATTATCGCAAGTTCGGCTTAAAAGGATTGAAACCTAAGCGCCGGAACGATGCGGGTAACAACCGTCGCCTTAACGATGAACAAAAAGCAGAAATAATTCGGCTTAAAACCCAAAGCCCGAATCGGCCAGCCACAGTAATTCGTAAACGGATGATCATGACTGGCTTCTTTGCCCAAGGGGTTCCTTCCGAGAGCACATTTCAGCGTTATCTGGCGCAGGTCACTCCCGAGCTTCAGCGGTCTCAAAACGAGGACATGCGGGCGTTTGAAATGAGCCATGTCAACGAGCTGTGGCAGATCGACACCACCCATGGTCCCTTTATCCTGGCTGGCGGCCGCAAGCGGAAGGTTTATATCGTTGGCATTATCGATGACGCCTCGCGATATCTGGTTGGCTGGGGTATGTTCTTCGAAGACAATGCCGTAAATGTCCAGACGACTCTCAAGCAAGCCATCGCCACCTACGGGCGGCCGCGGCAACTTTACGCCGACAACGGTAAGCCATACGTGAACAAGCAGCTTGCCCTAATCTGCGCTGAATTGGGGATCGGCATGCGCCACGCTGCGGTCTATCACGGTAACCAGAAAGGTAAGATTGAGCGCTGGTTTGGCGTTATGAAGCAGCAGTGGATGGCGGACATCAACTATGAGGAGTACCAGTCATTAGAAGCCCTGCGGGCCGAGTTCGCCAAGTATGTTCGTGATCGCAATAATCAGATCAATCGCAACCTTGGAGAGCATGTCACACCAATGGACCGGTTTTGTGAGGAACCAGAGGCAATCCATAAAGTACCCAAGGTGGCGCTGGAGCGAGCATTCTTACACCGTGAAACTCGCAAGGTCGCTAACGATGGCACGATTAGTCTGAATAAGCAGCAATATGAGACTGGTCGAGCAACAATTGGGGCAACAGTCACAGTCCGCTATCAGCCGGACTTATCGAAAGTGTACATCGAGTGGGAGGAAGCACTCGTGGAAGTGCGGCCGGTGGATAAGCTGGAAAACGCCCACGTCAAGCGGCAGCAAGTGCGATTGGCGGAGGGCTAA
- the istB gene encoding IS21-like element helper ATPase IstB: protein MVNDETQRKLRQMKLTSMANALEAQESNTEYRSMNFDDRFKLLVDAAYASLQSNRLNRLIKSANFRTNEPCIADINYLPDRKLDRNLIQRLATGTYIQEHHNVILMGASGNGKTWLATALGIEACHQFHKVKYVRLPELIDDLIVAKHEANGDFHKIIERYKKVELLIIDEWLLTPINDEQAQTILELIEYRSQRGSTIFCTQFAPEGWHSKLGNPQIADAILDRIVHDSYKLLIQGDKSMRERYGIGGEFA, encoded by the coding sequence ATGGTAAATGACGAAACTCAACGGAAGTTACGGCAGATGAAGCTTACCTCTATGGCAAATGCCTTGGAAGCACAGGAAAGCAACACAGAATATCGATCAATGAACTTTGATGATCGGTTCAAGTTACTCGTTGATGCGGCTTACGCAAGCCTTCAGTCAAATAGGCTGAATCGACTGATCAAGAGTGCAAATTTTCGGACGAATGAGCCATGTATAGCTGATATCAATTACTTGCCGGATCGTAAGTTGGATCGGAACTTGATTCAACGCCTTGCGACTGGCACGTATATTCAAGAGCACCATAACGTCATCTTAATGGGTGCTTCAGGTAACGGGAAAACATGGTTGGCGACAGCTTTGGGGATTGAGGCTTGCCATCAGTTTCATAAAGTAAAATATGTGCGTCTTCCCGAACTGATTGATGATTTGATTGTAGCGAAGCATGAGGCAAACGGTGACTTTCATAAGATTATTGAACGGTACAAGAAAGTTGAACTCTTGATCATCGATGAGTGGCTTTTGACGCCGATCAACGATGAACAAGCTCAGACTATTCTTGAGTTGATCGAATATCGAAGTCAGCGTGGTTCAACAATCTTTTGTACTCAATTCGCGCCGGAAGGCTGGCATAGTAAGCTGGGAAATCCACAGATTGCGGATGCGATCCTTGACCGAATCGTCCACGATTCTTACAAGCTCCTTATCCAAGGCGACAAATCGATGCGCGAGCGGTATGGAATCGGAGGCGAATTTGCATGA
- the tnpC gene encoding IS66 family transposase: protein MSEIATVDEHEEVLALRRKVDELETQLEWFRKQVFGQKSEHAKPMDVNQLSLFAQQVEQAQAVLSAAEQETHVKAYTRKKNKKSNEKLGREVETIEKTIDITDEQRKCAPGWKLVSIGRREMRTSATYVPAKVVKIIYYVRTYKKVRIDGEGDPEFLQAKLPNAVIPRSVATSSILAKVIHDKYELDVPLYRQLQDWKRIGLTVSETTLSNWMIDSAELLAPIYDRMHQCLIRQKFLQGDETPTQVLKENGRKATDKSYMWVARTVRKSATPMVYFKYDPHRSQSVAQELYANFSGVLQCDGYAGYNGLAIERVACMAHVRRKFYEAARVSKTLDTSIPLKLLDEMFGLEAQWQKLSPKARRKRRRSKLSPLMKRFWSWCDMCDALPKSNLGKAVAYAESMRPYVDRLMKYGEIDFSNNASERNMKSYVMGRKNFLFSTSPEGAHANAILMSIIETCKANAIDPMTYLTEVLDEMAQYPENRKFEYLGQYLPWNWKQS, encoded by the coding sequence ATGAGCGAAATAGCAACAGTTGATGAACACGAAGAAGTGCTTGCGTTAAGACGAAAAGTGGACGAGTTAGAAACTCAGCTTGAGTGGTTTAGAAAACAAGTATTCGGCCAAAAATCTGAGCATGCGAAACCTATGGATGTTAATCAGCTGTCTTTGTTTGCCCAACAGGTCGAACAAGCGCAAGCAGTCTTATCCGCCGCCGAACAGGAAACTCATGTCAAAGCCTATACTCGAAAGAAAAACAAGAAATCAAACGAGAAGCTTGGCCGCGAAGTCGAAACCATCGAGAAGACGATTGATATTACTGACGAGCAACGCAAGTGTGCGCCAGGTTGGAAGTTAGTTTCAATTGGGCGTCGTGAGATGCGTACTAGTGCAACTTATGTTCCAGCGAAAGTAGTCAAAATCATCTACTATGTCCGGACTTATAAGAAGGTTCGAATTGATGGTGAAGGAGATCCAGAGTTTCTTCAAGCAAAGTTGCCTAACGCTGTCATTCCGCGTAGCGTCGCCACGTCCTCGATTCTTGCCAAGGTGATTCATGATAAGTATGAACTTGATGTACCATTGTATCGCCAACTTCAAGACTGGAAACGCATCGGGTTGACGGTAAGCGAAACGACGTTGAGCAATTGGATGATCGATAGTGCGGAATTGTTAGCGCCGATCTATGATCGGATGCATCAATGTCTGATTCGACAGAAGTTTCTTCAAGGAGATGAAACGCCAACTCAAGTTCTTAAAGAGAATGGCCGTAAGGCAACTGATAAGTCATACATGTGGGTTGCCCGAACAGTGCGCAAGAGCGCCACACCGATGGTGTACTTCAAGTATGATCCACATCGCAGTCAAAGCGTTGCCCAAGAACTGTACGCAAACTTTAGTGGTGTCCTTCAGTGCGATGGGTATGCCGGCTACAATGGCTTGGCAATAGAACGCGTTGCCTGCATGGCCCATGTGCGTCGGAAGTTCTATGAAGCAGCGCGTGTCTCGAAGACGCTAGATACCAGTATTCCATTGAAGTTACTTGATGAGATGTTTGGGCTTGAAGCACAATGGCAAAAGCTGTCACCAAAAGCTCGTCGAAAGCGTCGTCGGAGCAAGCTTTCCCCGTTGATGAAACGGTTCTGGTCTTGGTGTGATATGTGCGATGCCTTACCAAAGAGCAATCTAGGTAAAGCTGTTGCCTACGCAGAGAGCATGCGGCCATACGTTGATCGGCTTATGAAATATGGTGAGATTGACTTCAGCAATAACGCTTCGGAACGCAACATGAAAAGTTATGTCATGGGTCGAAAGAACTTCTTGTTCAGTACCAGCCCGGAGGGAGCGCATGCGAATGCAATTTTGATGAGTATCATCGAAACGTGCAAAGCCAACGCAATTGATCCGATGACTTATCTTACGGAAGTTCTGGATGAAATGGCGCAATATCCCGAGAATCGAAAATTCGAATATCTGGGGCAGTATTTGCCATGGAATTGGAAGCAGTCATAA
- a CDS encoding recombinase family protein, with protein sequence MAKIGYARVSTRDQNLARQIEQLHDAGVNKIFQEKLSGKNADRPQLKAMLDYIRDDDEVVVLSLDRLGRNSHDLTDIIETIRHRGAQLNVLNLPSFASIEDPNLRNLITTIIVELYKYIAQEERETIKIRQQQGIEIAKRQGKYKGKIREYGPHSPNRQKRYIYKEACRLLNRKKDGDETLTKRQIARMLGIAPVTLYRIEKYQAEDLANVPPSER encoded by the coding sequence TTGGCTAAAATCGGTTATGCGCGTGTTAGTACGCGTGATCAAAATCTTGCACGTCAAATTGAGCAGCTACATGATGCCGGTGTTAATAAAATCTTTCAAGAGAAGCTTTCAGGTAAAAATGCCGATCGTCCTCAACTAAAAGCAATGTTAGACTATATTCGTGATGATGATGAAGTAGTGGTATTGAGCCTTGATCGACTTGGTCGCAATTCTCATGATTTGACTGACATCATCGAAACCATTCGCCATCGTGGAGCTCAATTGAATGTTCTAAATCTGCCTAGCTTTGCAAGTATTGAAGATCCTAACCTTCGTAACTTGATTACGACAATTATTGTCGAACTATATAAGTATATTGCTCAAGAAGAGCGCGAAACTATTAAGATACGACAACAACAAGGCATAGAAATTGCCAAACGCCAGGGCAAATATAAGGGCAAAATTCGCGAATATGGTCCTCATTCACCTAATCGTCAAAAACGCTATATTTATAAAGAAGCCTGTCGCCTTTTAAATAGGAAGAAAGACGGAGATGAAACTCTGACCAAGCGACAAATTGCTCGCATGTTAGGTATTGCACCAGTAACCTTATATCGCATCGAAAAGTATCAGGCAGAAGATCTAGCAAACGTTCCCCCTAGTGAGAGGTAA
- a CDS encoding IS30 family transposase, protein MQEQNIMSHTKGHHLTAFERGKIAALHGEEKSNREIARILGICRQTVANELNRGQIDQVQKVNGKRVYRTEYSAETAQLRYEENRRRCHRPLKLVQAADFIAHFTEHFKQDGWSPDAVVGRAKEKKLYRPEEMVCTATLYSYIDAQLLEIKNIDLLEKTSHHIKHKANTKHKRLLTGRSIDERPKRVDSRREFGHFELDTVVGKRDGQESVIMTFIERKSRFQFMRLIDGRNADSVNYAMRGIVAEYGDVIKTITADNGSEFADLDSVLDGVATVYYAHPYRSSERGTNEVHNKMVRRDFPKGESLDAVSPQAVAETQDRLNRLPRRQLRYRTTEEVFVAERARAQRRAAKVVVAS, encoded by the coding sequence ATGCAAGAACAGAATATCATGTCTCACACCAAAGGTCACCATCTGACTGCTTTCGAACGTGGAAAAATCGCTGCACTTCATGGAGAGGAGAAGTCAAATCGAGAAATTGCACGCATACTTGGTATCTGCCGGCAAACCGTCGCCAACGAGCTAAACCGAGGCCAGATCGATCAGGTTCAGAAGGTCAATGGCAAGCGTGTGTATCGCACTGAATACAGCGCTGAGACAGCCCAGCTTCGCTACGAAGAGAACCGGCGGCGATGCCACAGACCTCTCAAGCTCGTCCAAGCCGCTGACTTCATCGCTCACTTCACAGAACACTTCAAACAAGACGGCTGGTCCCCAGACGCCGTGGTTGGCCGAGCCAAGGAAAAGAAGCTCTATCGACCCGAGGAGATGGTTTGCACGGCGACGCTGTACAGCTACATTGATGCTCAGCTCCTGGAGATCAAGAATATTGATCTGCTGGAGAAGACCAGCCACCACATCAAGCACAAGGCCAACACCAAGCATAAACGCCTGCTTACTGGACGCAGTATCGATGAGCGCCCCAAACGTGTGGATAGTCGCCGTGAGTTCGGCCACTTCGAGTTAGATACAGTGGTGGGTAAGCGTGATGGTCAAGAGAGCGTCATTATGACGTTCATCGAACGCAAGTCCCGTTTCCAGTTCATGCGTCTGATTGATGGCCGCAACGCCGACTCCGTAAACTACGCCATGCGCGGTATCGTTGCGGAGTACGGCGACGTCATTAAAACAATTACTGCCGACAATGGCTCTGAGTTTGCCGACCTAGACTCGGTGCTCGATGGCGTGGCCACCGTGTACTATGCGCATCCATACCGTTCCAGCGAGCGCGGCACCAACGAGGTCCACAATAAGATGGTTCGGCGAGACTTTCCCAAAGGTGAATCCCTAGACGCTGTCAGCCCACAAGCTGTCGCCGAAACTCAAGATCGGCTCAACCGCCTCCCTCGTCGCCAACTCAGATATCGGACGACCGAGGAAGTCTTCGTCGCTGAGCGCGCTCGAGCTCAGCGACGAGCTGCCAAGGTAGTCGTAGCCAGCTAA
- a CDS encoding pyridoxamine 5'-phosphate oxidase family protein → MVNLTEEMKNMLKSQLPFLATTGIDGKPQVGPKGSLHVLDDSHLIYFEHTFRQAYDNLSSNHLAAVAVADRGAQQGFRFEGTAHIHETDDFANQILDKTNIFERFPRAGVVVIDVERIYKLDNTLEAGIQIA, encoded by the coding sequence ATGGTAAATCTTACAGAAGAAATGAAGAATATGTTAAAGAGTCAGCTCCCCTTCCTAGCAACAACAGGAATAGATGGCAAACCTCAAGTTGGTCCCAAGGGCTCACTACATGTCTTAGATGACTCACATTTAATCTACTTTGAGCATACCTTCAGGCAAGCCTATGATAATCTCTCGAGCAACCATTTGGCAGCGGTTGCGGTTGCTGATAGAGGCGCTCAACAGGGATTTCGCTTTGAGGGAACGGCTCATATTCATGAAACAGATGATTTTGCTAATCAGATTTTAGATAAAACTAACATTTTTGAACGTTTCCCACGCGCTGGCGTAGTGGTTATTGATGTTGAACGAATCTATAAATTGGATAACACCTTAGAGGCTGGTATTCAAATCGCCTAG
- the tnpB gene encoding IS66 family insertion sequence element accessory protein TnpB (TnpB, as the term is used for proteins encoded by IS66 family insertion elements, is considered an accessory protein, since TnpC, encoded by a neighboring gene, is a DDE family transposase.), whose product MFLDLKRIAQVYLVCGRTDLRRGIDGLAGIVQEQYDLDPYCQNLYLFCGSKKDRFKALYWDGDGFVLLYKRYENGRLQWPMDQNAAKALTHQQLTRLLTGWSIESSIHSVNPPKKSYSNQQRSGKV is encoded by the coding sequence ATGTTTCTTGATCTTAAACGAATCGCTCAGGTCTATTTAGTCTGCGGTCGTACCGACTTGCGTCGAGGAATCGATGGTTTGGCTGGAATTGTTCAAGAACAATATGATCTAGATCCCTACTGTCAGAACCTATATCTATTTTGTGGTAGCAAGAAGGATCGATTTAAAGCTTTGTACTGGGACGGTGATGGATTTGTGTTGTTGTACAAGCGCTATGAGAACGGTCGTCTTCAGTGGCCAATGGATCAAAACGCCGCCAAGGCGCTGACCCATCAACAGTTAACCCGACTTCTAACGGGTTGGTCGATTGAATCTTCGATTCATTCAGTAAATCCACCAAAGAAGTCGTATTCAAATCAGCAAAGGAGTGGTAAAGTCTAA
- a CDS encoding ABC transporter ATP-binding protein encodes MSNLIFDSVTKIFGEGSSKYIALENINFEAESGQLILVVGPSGSGKTTFLTIAGGLQTPTNGDVKINDSTINSLSKKQQTKLRLEKIGFVLQSYNLVPFLTVEEQFKFVDKLKKQNLTEQRMHDLLSDLGLLELLKKYPNQLSGGQKQRVAIARALYTDPDYILADEPTAALDTDRSMKVIELLRDLAHKRNKIIIVVTHDLRLKDMADKVYQIIDGKMTILEK; translated from the coding sequence ATGTCAAATCTAATTTTTGACTCAGTCACAAAAATTTTTGGTGAAGGGAGTAGTAAGTACATAGCACTAGAAAATATTAATTTCGAAGCAGAAAGCGGTCAGCTTATTTTAGTTGTAGGGCCATCAGGATCAGGAAAAACTACATTTTTGACTATAGCAGGCGGACTACAGACACCAACTAATGGTGACGTAAAAATAAATGACAGTACAATTAACAGTTTGTCCAAAAAACAACAAACAAAATTAAGATTGGAAAAAATAGGATTTGTTTTACAATCTTATAACTTAGTCCCATTTTTAACGGTCGAAGAACAGTTTAAATTCGTAGATAAACTAAAAAAACAAAATTTGACTGAACAAAGAATGCATGATCTTCTTTCTGATTTAGGACTTTTAGAACTGCTAAAAAAATATCCTAATCAACTTTCTGGTGGACAAAAGCAGCGTGTGGCAATTGCTAGAGCATTATACACTGATCCTGACTATATTTTAGCAGATGAACCCACAGCCGCATTAGATACAGATAGATCCATGAAAGTAATCGAGTTACTCAGAGATTTAGCGCACAAAAGAAATAAAATTATTATTGTAGTTACTCATGACTTAAGGTTAAAAGATATGGCAGACAAAGTTTATCAGATAATTGACGGTAAAATGACAATCCTGGAGAAGTAA
- a CDS encoding TIGR02328 family protein translates to MRLWHQDLIQQLPRQQLLGQHREIAALRGNGWGRKHATVNYVFAHSPYKLFQFHCIVLREMEKRGYHPDQKWYDPLYRGQHCPAYKQLNPVALTIPIYPEHDQRYKHVCLTNLQNKGIFLNLP, encoded by the coding sequence GTGCGTTTATGGCATCAAGATTTAATTCAGCAACTCCCAAGACAACAATTATTGGGACAGCATCGTGAAATTGCGGCGCTTCGCGGTAATGGATGGGGACGGAAACACGCTACCGTTAATTACGTATTTGCACATTCCCCATATAAATTATTTCAATTTCACTGTATTGTGTTACGTGAAATGGAAAAACGAGGTTATCATCCAGATCAGAAATGGTATGATCCTCTGTATCGAGGTCAACATTGCCCAGCATACAAACAACTCAATCCGGTTGCACTCACAATACCCATCTATCCTGAGCATGACCAACGATATAAACATGTTTGCTTAACCAATTTACAAAACAAGGGAATCTTTTTAAACCTTCCGTGA
- a CDS encoding type II toxin-antitoxin system RelE/ParE family toxin has product MACDIQLKNAVIRYLKKIKERKLKERFVDLIYTTIADDPESGDAKTGDFSGIYTMGFRYQKTEYRVAYMISPPTTVIVLLAGSHEDFEGGEANCPTRRSFLPHSVLKLTPLGERIDQEFQKWHR; this is encoded by the coding sequence TTGGCCTGTGATATTCAACTCAAGAATGCGGTTATACGCTACCTAAAGAAAATTAAAGAGAGGAAGCTTAAAGAAAGATTCGTTGATCTGATCTATACGACTATTGCAGATGATCCAGAATCTGGTGACGCGAAAACTGGCGATTTCTCAGGAATATACACCATGGGGTTTAGGTATCAAAAGACTGAGTACCGCGTTGCATATATGATCAGTCCTCCAACAACAGTCATTGTGCTGTTGGCTGGATCTCATGAGGATTTTGAAGGCGGCGAAGCGAATTGCCCAACTCGGCGATCTTTTTTACCCCATTCGGTGCTAAAATTGACACCACTCGGCGAAAGAATTGACCAAGAATTTCAAAAGTGGCATCGCTGA
- a CDS encoding ExeA family protein, whose translation MDFTMFYGMSHNPFDKTAPKVVETIDFKEMNVRLKYLTNVLGIGLITGRPGAGKTVILREYAQRLNPNQYRVSYLPLSTVSVSDFYNQLAVSLGIEPAFRKSAKFRQIQERISELHDVEHITPVFILDEAQYLSGLIYNELVLLTNFGMDAENKCLIILAGLPQLTQLLQRPQFEAFRQRITIKYQVVGMEYADSQQYVKEKFSSAGVLDDIITDEALKNMFTNSGGSIRRLDQMITKSLIIGAQQEKRLIDNEVVYQANAEVALG comes from the coding sequence ATGGACTTCACGATGTTTTACGGGATGAGTCATAACCCGTTCGATAAGACCGCACCGAAGGTGGTCGAGACAATCGACTTTAAGGAAATGAATGTACGCCTCAAGTATCTGACAAACGTACTGGGCATCGGCCTGATTACTGGCCGACCTGGTGCAGGCAAGACAGTAATTCTTCGGGAGTACGCGCAGCGTCTCAATCCTAATCAATACCGGGTAAGCTATTTACCCCTGAGCACCGTTAGCGTAAGTGACTTCTATAACCAGCTTGCTGTTTCACTGGGCATTGAACCGGCGTTTCGTAAGTCTGCCAAGTTTCGTCAGATTCAAGAGCGAATTAGCGAGCTCCACGACGTGGAACACATCACGCCGGTGTTTATTTTGGACGAGGCCCAGTATCTGAGTGGCTTGATCTACAACGAGCTAGTCCTTTTGACAAACTTCGGCATGGATGCCGAGAACAAATGCTTAATCATTTTAGCTGGCTTACCTCAGCTTACCCAGTTATTACAACGGCCACAGTTTGAAGCCTTCAGGCAGCGGATCACGATCAAGTATCAAGTAGTCGGCATGGAATACGCGGATAGCCAACAGTACGTGAAGGAAAAGTTCAGTTCAGCTGGCGTTCTGGATGACATCATTACCGACGAAGCATTGAAGAACATGTTTACCAACTCAGGCGGGAGTATTCGCCGTCTAGATCAAATGATCACGAAAAGCTTGATTATTGGGGCGCAACAAGAAAAACGCCTTATCGACAACGAAGTCGTCTACCAGGCAAACGCCGAGGTGGCGCTGGGATAG
- the istA gene encoding IS21 family transposase → MAIHYRQILELHAQELVQRDIAAITGNSRPKISEVIKQAELHQISPPFTDDVDDIWLESLLFPQKQPMAKGRQIPDFEKIHEELAKPNVTLSLVHYEYEQECRKNGTIPYAYRTFCQYYRAYAQKYKATMRIRRKPGEVMEVDWAGSPLHIVDRETGEIIKAYLFIASLPCSAYSYCEAFMTEQQEAWLTGHIHAYEFFGGVTQYLISDNLKTGVTSHKHSEIILNEMYRDLALHYGTIVMPARVRKPKDKPTVEGVVGTVSTWIIAALRNETFFGLEELNKAVRIKLKEFNERPFTKKYKQGSRLSAFHDEESFALRPLPVQAYTMASWRTAIVQLDYHINVESQFYSVPYEYISSKVDIKVTKDIVEVFYKGNRIASHKRLTGKFGQFSTNHDHLPAEHKLFVDHTPENALAWAEEVGINTLAVMRYLLKSAASEKQGLSAAFRFKGLARKYAAIEIEAACTTVMKIATAPTVSVVERVMKSQKIPAPKTINEPDYGFTRGAAYFGGND, encoded by the coding sequence ATGGCTATTCATTACCGTCAAATTCTTGAGCTTCACGCTCAAGAGCTGGTGCAGCGAGACATTGCGGCAATCACTGGGAATTCACGTCCCAAGATTTCTGAAGTTATCAAGCAAGCTGAGCTACATCAGATTAGTCCACCATTTACTGATGATGTGGATGATATTTGGTTGGAAAGCTTGTTGTTTCCTCAGAAGCAACCGATGGCAAAAGGTCGGCAGATACCCGACTTCGAAAAGATACACGAGGAATTGGCTAAGCCTAACGTCACCTTATCCCTGGTTCATTATGAATATGAGCAAGAGTGCCGAAAAAATGGCACAATTCCGTATGCGTATCGAACCTTTTGCCAGTATTATCGTGCTTATGCGCAGAAATATAAGGCAACTATGCGGATCCGGCGTAAACCAGGTGAAGTGATGGAGGTCGATTGGGCGGGCTCACCTTTGCATATCGTCGATCGCGAAACTGGAGAAATCATCAAGGCATATCTGTTCATCGCTTCTTTGCCGTGTAGTGCGTACAGCTACTGTGAGGCATTTATGACTGAACAACAGGAGGCGTGGCTTACTGGACACATTCATGCGTATGAATTCTTTGGTGGTGTGACGCAATATCTGATTTCCGACAATCTCAAAACGGGTGTGACTTCGCACAAGCATAGCGAAATCATCTTGAATGAAATGTATCGAGATCTAGCCTTGCACTACGGCACAATTGTGATGCCAGCACGAGTCCGGAAGCCAAAGGATAAGCCGACTGTCGAAGGTGTTGTGGGGACAGTATCAACATGGATTATAGCAGCGCTACGAAATGAAACATTCTTTGGCCTCGAGGAATTAAATAAGGCCGTTCGCATCAAACTCAAGGAGTTCAACGAACGGCCATTCACAAAGAAATATAAACAAGGTAGTCGCCTTTCGGCGTTTCATGACGAAGAAAGCTTTGCCTTGCGACCATTACCTGTTCAAGCTTATACGATGGCCAGTTGGCGGACTGCCATCGTGCAATTAGACTACCACATCAACGTGGAAAGTCAGTTTTACTCTGTTCCTTACGAGTATATCTCATCTAAAGTGGATATCAAGGTGACGAAAGATATCGTAGAAGTTTTCTACAAAGGTAATCGAATTGCCTCCCATAAACGACTAACCGGTAAATTCGGGCAATTTTCAACCAATCACGATCATTTGCCAGCAGAACATAAACTGTTCGTCGATCATACACCTGAGAACGCATTAGCTTGGGCGGAAGAGGTTGGCATCAATACGCTTGCCGTAATGCGATATCTACTTAAATCGGCGGCAAGTGAAAAACAAGGTCTAAGTGCAGCTTTTCGATTCAAAGGCTTAGCTAGAAAATACGCAGCTATTGAAATCGAAGCCGCGTGTACGACCGTGATGAAAATTGCGACCGCACCGACGGTGTCCGTAGTTGAACGGGTTATGAAAAGTCAAAAGATTCCAGCACCAAAGACGATTAACGAACCCGACTACGGTTTTACTCGTGGTGCAGCATACTTTGGAGGAAATGACTAA
- a CDS encoding DUF6431 domain-containing protein: MNHTGQTRKSKVTKSLQQQYDQFVLDILTDIACPHCQNSSGLTQHGRYRRHLYYVGGFRGIIEVMRLHCHACTKTFVLLPPGIVPYKRYVLASILQAVHAAAAKSVYYAEYSLDLSARLIRRWCAHYSQWHKMLCQTHNISLRQEAKVAAIAYSQLRPSRRLMQVISAWTPAFHAL; the protein is encoded by the coding sequence TTGAATCATACAGGACAAACACGAAAAAGCAAAGTAACCAAATCCCTTCAGCAACAGTACGATCAGTTCGTGCTTGATATTCTCACGGATATCGCCTGCCCACATTGTCAAAACTCGTCTGGCTTGACTCAGCATGGCCGGTATCGCCGCCATTTATACTACGTTGGCGGCTTTCGAGGCATTATTGAAGTCATGCGACTACATTGTCACGCCTGCACGAAAACCTTTGTACTTCTTCCTCCAGGCATTGTACCGTACAAGCGCTACGTGCTTGCCTCGATTCTTCAGGCTGTACATGCGGCAGCGGCCAAGTCTGTTTACTATGCCGAGTATAGCCTTGATCTTTCTGCCAGGCTGATTCGCAGATGGTGTGCGCACTACAGTCAGTGGCACAAAATGCTCTGTCAGACTCACAACATCAGTCTGCGTCAGGAGGCGAAAGTCGCCGCAATCGCATATTCACAGCTGCGCCCGAGTCGGCGGCTAATGCAAGTTATTTCAGCTTGGACCCCAGCGTTCCACGCGCTTTAA